One genomic window of Cricetulus griseus strain 17A/GY chromosome 3, alternate assembly CriGri-PICRH-1.0, whole genome shotgun sequence includes the following:
- the Dtx4 gene encoding E3 ubiquitin-protein ligase DTX4 isoform X2 yields the protein MEVGITIQHAYEKQHPWIDLTSIGFSYIIDFNTMGQINRQTQRQRRVRRRLDLIYPMVTGAMPKAQSWPVSPGTTTSPPAPPCSCPQCVLVMSVKAAVVHGRTGPLQPPGTRKNMAPSGVGKLPPPPGPGAKPPDSAGTIRGPGKTAPSQVIRRQVSNTPSGATVGSPTSPQGSNRKTGRVALATLNRSSLQRLAIAQSRVLIASGVPTVPVKNLNGSSPVNPALAGITGILMSAAGLPVCLTRPPKLVLHPPPVSKSEIKSIPGVSNTSRKTTKKQAKKGKTPEEVLKKYLQKVRHPPEEDCTICMERLTAPSGYKGPQPTVKPDVVGKLSRCGHIYHVYCLVAMYNNGNKDGSLQCPTCKTIYGVKTGTQPPGKMEYHLIPHSLPGHPDCKTIRIIYSIPPGIQGPEHPNPGKSFSARGFPRHCYLPDSEKGRKVLKLLLVAWDRRLIFAIGTSSTTGESDTVIWNEVHHKTEFGSNLTGHGYPDANYLDNVLAELAAQGISEDSTAQEKD from the exons ATGGAAGTGGGTATCACCATCCAGCACGCCTATGAGAAGCAGCACCCCTGGATTGACCTCACTTCCATCGGCTTCAGCTACATCATTGACTTCAACACCATGGGTCAGATCAACAGGCAGACCCAGCGCCAACGCCGTGTCCGCCGCCGGCTAGACCTCATCTACCCCATGGTCACCGGCGCTATGCCTAAGGCTCAGTCCTGGCCAGTCAGTCCTGGAACAACCACCTCCCCCCCTGCACCACCCTGTTCCTGTCCACAGTGTGTTTTGGTGATGAGCGTCAAGGCAGCTGTGGTCCATGGGCGCACTGGGCCCCTTCAGCCTCCAGGAACACGCAAGAACATGGCTCCCTCTGGAGTGGGCAAGCTGCCtccaccacctggccctggggCAAAACCACCAGACTCTGCAGGCACCATCCGGGGCCCAGGGAAGACTGCCCCATCGCAGGTGATCCGCAGACAAGTCTCTAATACACCATCTGGGGCAACTGTGGGCTCCCCCACCAGCCCACAAGGAAGCAACAGGAAGACTGGAAGGGTGGCACTGGCCACTTTGAATCGGTCCAGCCTGCAGCGACTGGCCATTGCCCAGTCCCGGGTGCTGATTGCCTCGGG GGTCCCCACTGTGCCTGTAAAAAACTTGAATGGGTCCAGCCCTGTCAACCCTGCCTTGGCAG GAATCACCGGGATCCTCATGAGTGCAGCGGGATTGCCTGTGTGCCTCACTCGGCCACCAAAGTTGGTCCTCCACCCACCCCCTGTCAGCAAGAGTGAAATAAAGTCCATCCCAGGGGTCTCTAACACAAGCCGCAAGACCACCAAAAAACAGGCCAAGAAAG GTAAAACCCCAGAGGAAGTGCTAAAGAAATATCTGCAGAAGGTCCGGCACCCCCCAGAAGAG GACTGTACCATCTGTATGGAGCGTCTCACAGCGCCCTCTGGCTACAAGGGCCCACAGCCTACAGTCAAGCCTGACGTGGTGGGAAAGCTGTCCAGGTGTGGCCACATCTACCACGTCTACTGCCTGGTGGCCATGTACAACAATGGGAACAAG GATGGGAGTTTACAGTGTCCAACATGTAAGACCATTTATGGTGTCAAGACAGGCACCCAGCCTCCAGGAAAGATGGAATACCACCTCATCCCCCACTCCTTGCCTGGCCATCCAGATTGCAAAACCATCCGGATTATCTACAGTATCCCACCTGGCATTCAG gGACCAGAACACCCAAATCCCGGGAAAAGCTTCAGCGCCCGTGGCTTCCCACGACATTGCTACCTTCCAGAcagtgagaaagggagaaag GTTCTGAAGCTGCTTCTGGTGGCCTGGGATCGTCGTCTCATCTTTGCCATTGGAACCTCCAGCACCACGGGCGAGTCTGATACTGTCATCTGGAATGAGGTGCACCACAAGACAGAATTTGGCTCCAATCTCACTGGCCATGGTTACCCGGATGCCAATTACCTGGATAATGTGCTGGCTGAACTAGCTGCCCAGGGTATCTCTGAAGACAGCACTGCCCAGGAAAAGGACTGA
- the Dtx4 gene encoding E3 ubiquitin-protein ligase DTX4 isoform X1 yields the protein MLLASAVVVWEWLNEHGRWRPYSPAVSHHIEAVVRAGPRAGGSVVLGQVDSRLAPYIIDLQSMNQFRQDTGTLRPVRRNYYDPSSAPGKGVVWEWENDNGSWTPYDMEVGITIQHAYEKQHPWIDLTSIGFSYIIDFNTMGQINRQTQRQRRVRRRLDLIYPMVTGAMPKAQSWPVSPGTTTSPPAPPCSCPQCVLVMSVKAAVVHGRTGPLQPPGTRKNMAPSGVGKLPPPPGPGAKPPDSAGTIRGPGKTAPSQVIRRQVSNTPSGATVGSPTSPQGSNRKTGRVALATLNRSSLQRLAIAQSRVLIASGVPTVPVKNLNGSSPVNPALAGITGILMSAAGLPVCLTRPPKLVLHPPPVSKSEIKSIPGVSNTSRKTTKKQAKKGKTPEEVLKKYLQKVRHPPEEDCTICMERLTAPSGYKGPQPTVKPDVVGKLSRCGHIYHVYCLVAMYNNGNKDGSLQCPTCKTIYGVKTGTQPPGKMEYHLIPHSLPGHPDCKTIRIIYSIPPGIQGPEHPNPGKSFSARGFPRHCYLPDSEKGRKVLKLLLVAWDRRLIFAIGTSSTTGESDTVIWNEVHHKTEFGSNLTGHGYPDANYLDNVLAELAAQGISEDSTAQEKD from the exons ATGCTCCTGGCCTCGGCCGTGGTGGTGTGGGAATGGCTGAACGAGCACGGCCGCTGGCGTCCCTACAGCCCGGCCGTGAGCCACCACATCGAAGCGGTGGTGCGCGCGGGTCCCCGCGCCGGGGGCAGCGTGGTACTGGGCCAGGTGGACAGCCGGCTCGCGCCCTACATCATCGACCTGCAGTCCATGAACCAGTTCCGTCAAGACACGG GCACGCTACGGCCAGTCCGCCGAAACTACTACGACCCATCCTCAGCCCCTGGGAAGGGTGTGGTGTGGGAGTGGGAGAATGACAATGGTTCCTGGACGCCCTATGATATGGAAGTGGGTATCACCATCCAGCACGCCTATGAGAAGCAGCACCCCTGGATTGACCTCACTTCCATCGGCTTCAGCTACATCATTGACTTCAACACCATGGGTCAGATCAACAGGCAGACCCAGCGCCAACGCCGTGTCCGCCGCCGGCTAGACCTCATCTACCCCATGGTCACCGGCGCTATGCCTAAGGCTCAGTCCTGGCCAGTCAGTCCTGGAACAACCACCTCCCCCCCTGCACCACCCTGTTCCTGTCCACAGTGTGTTTTGGTGATGAGCGTCAAGGCAGCTGTGGTCCATGGGCGCACTGGGCCCCTTCAGCCTCCAGGAACACGCAAGAACATGGCTCCCTCTGGAGTGGGCAAGCTGCCtccaccacctggccctggggCAAAACCACCAGACTCTGCAGGCACCATCCGGGGCCCAGGGAAGACTGCCCCATCGCAGGTGATCCGCAGACAAGTCTCTAATACACCATCTGGGGCAACTGTGGGCTCCCCCACCAGCCCACAAGGAAGCAACAGGAAGACTGGAAGGGTGGCACTGGCCACTTTGAATCGGTCCAGCCTGCAGCGACTGGCCATTGCCCAGTCCCGGGTGCTGATTGCCTCGGG GGTCCCCACTGTGCCTGTAAAAAACTTGAATGGGTCCAGCCCTGTCAACCCTGCCTTGGCAG GAATCACCGGGATCCTCATGAGTGCAGCGGGATTGCCTGTGTGCCTCACTCGGCCACCAAAGTTGGTCCTCCACCCACCCCCTGTCAGCAAGAGTGAAATAAAGTCCATCCCAGGGGTCTCTAACACAAGCCGCAAGACCACCAAAAAACAGGCCAAGAAAG GTAAAACCCCAGAGGAAGTGCTAAAGAAATATCTGCAGAAGGTCCGGCACCCCCCAGAAGAG GACTGTACCATCTGTATGGAGCGTCTCACAGCGCCCTCTGGCTACAAGGGCCCACAGCCTACAGTCAAGCCTGACGTGGTGGGAAAGCTGTCCAGGTGTGGCCACATCTACCACGTCTACTGCCTGGTGGCCATGTACAACAATGGGAACAAG GATGGGAGTTTACAGTGTCCAACATGTAAGACCATTTATGGTGTCAAGACAGGCACCCAGCCTCCAGGAAAGATGGAATACCACCTCATCCCCCACTCCTTGCCTGGCCATCCAGATTGCAAAACCATCCGGATTATCTACAGTATCCCACCTGGCATTCAG gGACCAGAACACCCAAATCCCGGGAAAAGCTTCAGCGCCCGTGGCTTCCCACGACATTGCTACCTTCCAGAcagtgagaaagggagaaag GTTCTGAAGCTGCTTCTGGTGGCCTGGGATCGTCGTCTCATCTTTGCCATTGGAACCTCCAGCACCACGGGCGAGTCTGATACTGTCATCTGGAATGAGGTGCACCACAAGACAGAATTTGGCTCCAATCTCACTGGCCATGGTTACCCGGATGCCAATTACCTGGATAATGTGCTGGCTGAACTAGCTGCCCAGGGTATCTCTGAAGACAGCACTGCCCAGGAAAAGGACTGA